The Coccinella septempunctata chromosome X, icCocSept1.1, whole genome shotgun sequence nucleotide sequence ATACACAGAGATGATTCTACTGGAATGAGAGCTAGAGATGCATTACTATTATGCATgtcaatatcgaaaaaaaacaaTGCAGTTGCCACATTCATAACGGAAACTTCTAATATCTCTGTCTTGATTGCATCTGGATTGAGTGGACTCTATTCAGTTTTACCAAATTATCTTGATGACATTGCGATTCCAGATTGGTATAGATTCACTCCTGATGATGTGAATGATATTAAAGGCTTATCAACATTCATTACATCACTAGAGTTCAGCAATGCTGTAGCACAAATAGCACATATATCTATTCGAAAACAACTACAAGAGTTTATTTACAGAGGTTTTTTGATCCCTGTGTTGGGACCAGCCTTATTGCAAAATAATGTTGAGGAACAAGTTGCTTCTATTGCGTATACTGAGCTCATATTGAGAACTGTTACACAGCCTGGGCTTCTTTATTCGATGCTTGAATTTCTCTTGAAAACTGAATATGATGGTAGAAGATTAGTATCTATATTGTTAGAAAGACTGAACACCAACAATCATCAGCTTTCCTTAGTaacaatttcattatttgaGACTATGTTAGATATGAATTCTGAAGATCTGATGCTTGAACTGGTATTTCAATACCTGCATCCGTGCCTGCATATTATGTTTTCTCATAGAATCAATTTGTTGATCTTAGATCCTTACTGTTACAGTTTTGAGAAATTGTTGGTTTTAGCACCAAGTTGTTGTGATGTTGAAACTAACTCACCTTCATCCAGAGAAACGAGTATACAAAATAACAACCAACGAAGTTTATGTGGTAGATATGATAGTTATCTGTATGACGCCAGAAATAAAATAGCAAACTGTCAACAATCATGTGCTAGTTGGAGTAATTCGTATGATGGCCACCATATATTCCTAGAGAAGCTTGAAGCCACAGGTAAAACACTTAAaaatcattttaattttttttctctcaagaagtgaattttatgtttattttttgtaGACGATAAAAATAGCAATTTGAATATGCCCCTTCACTCTGTAGAGTATGAGGAAGAGTCCAAAACAACAACGGAGCCAAGTTGGAAATTATCATCAAATCAAAACTCGAACAGTTTGGAGTTGAAGCCAATACCTATTAAAAATGGTAGCAACGCATATCAGGCTGGTCCATTTCTCACCTTTTTATTGCAAAAATTGAGCAATTATTTATCTAATTCATTTTATGTTAATCTTCATCTAACAGGTTTAATATCTAGATTAGCAATCTTTCCTCATGCTCTTTTGAGAACATACCTGCTTGATCATAGTCTAGTACTTCAGCCCGATGTGCCAtcacttttccaagtaagtacCAAGAAGTAATTCATAGTATCTACTATAATTTATGGAAATAAAAAAGTCTCTGAAAAATTCTtcttgagaaataaaataacgTCCCTATAATCTATAATCATTTACATAAGTTTTACCATTTCCGAAGTATCTGCTgataattagaaaaaaaaatattgtttcagATAATTGGttcattaaaacaaaagatCGATGAGTATATGTCAAAAAGGACAGATAGGGTGAACTTGATAAAGTATGCAAAGCAATTCATGATATCAAGAGAAACCCGATTAGTGAATGTCCGAAGGCATGCTATAGAGCATAGCAATTCTGAAaggaatgaattctttcaaagaAATAGTCTGAGAACGAGAAGTTtaaatttatcctcattaaGTGGAATGTTTGTGAGGAGATCCATTCAAATAACTGATCCAGGTTTACCTATGTTAGCAACTTCTGAAAATTCGCTACAATTTATTAGTCCTAAATTCAGTGAAAGCCAACATGTTGCCTTGTGTGCTGTTTTATTGGAGGAGTGGGTGAAAGAATTAGCGGCCATTGCACAAGAACATACAATTGCACAACTTGCCAGTAGTAGGAAATAGGAAAATTTGAGTATTAAATATTTTAAAGTACAACTTTGAGATAGGTGTGTTTGATTGAATATGTTTGGATAGACTctaaatataattttatttaattattttgaaaattaatgtGCCGTTCGCAACAAAACTAACTTTGCTTTACAACTATTcgataaatttctttttgccaATTTATTGTTAGCTTATTATTTGAAATCATATATGAACAAAACTTATTTATCTTTTGCACTCTTATATTCCTTTCAATCTACAATGAATATCTTGTCAAGATGTATAATGTACGTTTTTCTATATTGTGATATAAAATTATGAATTTAAACATgcataattcaaaaaatatgaagcactgaatagctttatgttttaattttttgtgataGACTATAGGATACCATGAATTCATGTTCTGGTAGATTTGTTAACATTTGTAAAATTCCTTTTGTTACAACTAGAatactcatttttttttatcggaAGGATGAATTTTATGTACATAGTtgattcaaaatgaattctCATGTGAAATTGTTACTTTGTATATAATCAgctacaaaaattaaaaagatgcAAGGTTCATTAACGttttaaattttcttgtaaATACTATATCTTGTTGCAATATTATTTatacaaatatatttttatgtaaaaTTTGTATAGATTATGTAGGTGAAtctaacaataaaaaaattacatctGTTAAGAAGTTGTAAATAATTCCCGCTTAAATAGTTAatgaaatcaattgaaaatctGGACAACTCATAAAACTCaaattataattcaaaaaacgTTCATAACCTGAGTGGTTGagaaataattaggtatttattcgAAGTTGTGAAACTATCAGTCAACTCGTGATGAATATGTGTTTCGAATATTCATTACTCGATAACTGTGAAGATTATTTTCGAGCAAATTAAACGATCTAGGTCCTAGGAAGAAGTAGCATTGTTACCGAATGGTCTTCTCATCTACTTTaatcaatttattttcagtAAAAAAGCCTGGGGTCAGTTTATTATTCTCTCAAATATCAATGTCTCAAgtataaaaatttcattctatTACTTTATTCCAAAGAGACTTATTAttgttggaaatggaataattATGGCtatattgaaatataaattaatactttcacattaaattttttttaagattCATTTAATTCTAACCTTCAATTTCTAACTTCCTCAGGTAAGTAAGAAATATTAAGAAAGCGCACTTTTATTTATATAGTATCGATCTCAAAAATCATTTTCCTAcaatttttatattcaaattgccAATTTCTTAGAATCATGAATTATTTTTAGGTTCACCTTTGAAGATTGTCTCAGCAATGCCCAATGCTATAAATTTCGTTCAGCGTTTTTATTCGAAGAATACAATTTATGCCCTTTCTTCAGGTTTGAAATaggttttttcaagtttttttaataaatgaaattttattgCTAGGTCTTGGAAAATGTGGTGTAGCAGTGATAAGGGTTACAGGACCAAATACAAAAGATGCTTTGAAGTACATTGGGGGCTTCAAAGACCTTCCAGAACCGAGGAAAGTCATGTTGCGAAGTTTGAGAGATGTGAATAATGGAGAAATTATAGATAAAGGACTAGTGTTATGGTTTCCTGGTAAATGCTCGATAGCAACACATTTTCATCAATAATGTACTGCTTCATTATTTTAAGGACCCAAAAGTTTCACAGGGGAGGATAGTTGTGAATTCCAAGTGCATGGAAGTGTAGCTGTTATCAATGGAATTTCGAAAAGCTTGAATTCTATTCCATCGATTTCTTTAGCCGAACCTGGTGAATTTACCAGGAGGGCCTTTTATAATGGTAAATTAGATCTGACCGAGGTAGAAGGCCTTGCTGATTTATTGAATGCTGAAACTGAAATACAGAGAAAGCAAGTAAGAGGCTAGAAGATGGAAATTAATTTATTCTCGTGTTAAGTATCCCAGATTTATTACATTACTAGTTGTATGCAATATAAGTTTGAAAGCATTGTTTGGCCATTACATATTTGGCTACACCTACATCTTGTTTTCCTTGCATCTCATGACTGGGTTAATGAATGGGGTGATCAACACCCCTTTCTTCCATATCAGGTGAATTTGAGACAAATTTTATTCTAATCAGTGTTTTGTTCACAGGCCTTCTTACAGTCTCAAGGTTTTTTGAGTAAAATGTATCATCAATGGAAAGATGAATTGACTCGTTATCAGGCACATGTAGAAGCTATGATAGATTTTGAAGAAAGTGAGAACTTAGGAAACCAAATGCAACATGTATTTCAGAAGGTCatggaattgaaaaataaattaaagaaACATATATCTGCTGGAAGAAAGggagaaattttgaaacagGGGGTTCAAACAGTTATTGTGGGACAACCAAACGTGGGAAAAAGTAGTTTATTCAATATCTTATGTTAGTTTgatctcattcaattttttaagatttcattcAGATTTTTGTAGGTGGACGACCAGCAGCTATAGTCACACCAATATCTGGAACAACTAgggatattattgaaatcaaGCTTGACATTTCAGGATATCCTGTTATATTATCAGACACAGCAGGCATTCGTGAAGATTCAGATGATCCCATAGAAAAAGAAGGAATGAAACGAGCTATTGATCAAGTAGAAACTGCAGAGCTTGTGATTTTAATGATGGTTGCTCATGATTATTATTCGTGGATAAAGGCTAACAAATTATCAACATTGAGTGATTATATGAAGCTTCATTTAGAAATGTTAGGGTTGGAAAAGGTATATTCTGACTATAAGCAAAATAAAAAACGAATTATTCCAGTCATTAATAAAGTTGATCTGAGTTTACCCAAAAATGATGATAATTTATTATGTGTATCTTGCACTACTGGTTTAGGAATTGATGACTTAGTAAATCAAATAACCAGGCAACTGAAGGAAATGTAAGTTCAACTGAATGATTTCTGTTTGTCAAATATTCTCTAATTAAATGTTTTCAGTTGTGGAGAACCATCTAAGGAACATCTTTGTATGAATAATGCTAGGCATCGTGAACATTTAAAAGATTGTCTAGAGGAACTAGATATGTTTCTGAAAAACTCTGAGGCCCTCAACTCTGGAGAAAACATAGACATAGTTATTTTGGCTGAACACCTTCGAAGAGCCTCAAAACATTTAGGTAGATTAGTGGGAAAAACATTTACAGATGGAATTTTAGATGTAATCTTTAGGGACTTTTGCATTGGAAAATAAATACTCTgacaaattaatttttcttatttacTCTTTGTGCACGAACCCTCAATGGAAATGACCGCAATATGAGTTACCAAAATATTTCCCTGGAAGCATACACTGAAGTTTTTCgtttaatatattttattttaatgaACTTTGTCAATATACATAACTCATCACAAGAACTGAAGGAAGAACAGTAAATAAATAGAAACACATTCATCATTTCTTTTCATCTTGACATGCATCTGGTGAAAGTGCTGCCTTTTTAGGTGCAACTGGTGGGGGTACATGAATATGAGCCTTTGGAGGACTGCTCAATACTTTGTCAATCAAGCCGAACTCTTTAGCTTCAATTGGATTCATGAAATGATCACGCTCCATTTTAGTCTGAATTTTTTCTAGTGGTATACCAGTGTGATAGACATACAGATTGTTGATTTGCTTTTTGAGCTTCAAGATCTCTTCTGCTTGAATTTGAATATCAGTTGCTTGACCCTGAAAAATATCCGATGAAAACAAATTATGTTTAGAGTAATAAGGGAAATCTTATGAACATTTAAACAGTATCAAAATTTTAATACCTGAACTCCTCCTGATGGTTGATGTATCATAATTCTTGCGTTTGGTAAGGAATGACGCATTCCATTTGTTCCTGCAGCTAACAGTAGGGATGCCATACTACAAGCTTGACCTACACACCTAAaggaatatatttttattgtaaTGTTTAGAGTGAACAATGAAGTGTACTTAAGCCTATAACTTCTCACCATGTAGCTATAGGTGGAAGTATATATTGCATTGTATCATAAATAGCTAATCCTGCAGTAACACTTCCACCAGGAGAGTTTATATATAAATGAATTGGTTTAATTGTTGATTCAGACTGCAGAAACAGAAGCTGTGCTACGAGAAGCGAACTCATAGAATCATGGATAGGGCCCATTAGACAAATTATTCTTTCTTTCAGTAGACGAGAGTAAATATCATAAGATCTTTCTCCTCTTCCGCTTTGCTCAATAACTATGGGTACTAATCCAACACAACGCTTGATTGTTTTTTGATGCCTAACGTTAGGCTTGAGGAATTCCTATAAAAACAATCAAGAAATCATACTGACTGAGATATTATTTTTATCTCACCTGacaaaaagaaaataatttttgtctaGACATTTCTCCTCTTTGCTAATATTTTGATTGAAATTGTTATCTGTAGGAAAAAACTATTAAATATACCAAAAGTAACAATTCTGGTAGTTACTCTTTGCCAAATATTTATAATGAAAATCAAAGTTACCGCTTTTGATAGACAGTTTAGATAATGAGGTTAATTAATAATGACAACATTATCAAAGAGTTACTCTTTGTCGTTATGGTCATTCTCGTTTTCATCTAGACGAAGTTTTTATATGTTTTTGAAGCTATATCTTATCAAGAAACGTTTGAAAAGGTTTAGTGAATATAATTCCATTAAATTGAACGTCTTGctttttattcagaaaaaaaattataagcaAATCGTTTTAATCAGTTTTGATCGCTAAAGAAGAATATAAATTCTTGACTGACGTATTCATTCGATAACTCTTTTCTACAGGTTAGTGTTCTGTGATTGTGTGATTTCTAATTTCAATTTGTGTTGGTTTGCTGCTGTAGGCTTCTCTAGATTTCTgggaaatatttttggaatataACATCTTCGTAAGTGAGTTATGTGTGTCTAATTTCCATATAACTTTTaggaaattttgatttgaaaattctGGAAGATATTCCATTAATTTTATAAATCAGTGTGTGAGAAGGACGCCATTACCATAGACGTTAGGAAGGGTAATCTTGCATCGTGCTTGCTCTATCGTTTTGGTAGACGGTGGGAATCGATTGACGCGCCGCATTCAAGATCTAGTCCTTGTAACAGACTGTGTGTTCTTCAAACATCAGTTGTTATCCTGTTTTATTATCGAATAAGTTGTAAGTTTTGTTGTACATACTCCAATATAATGAAATTCAAGTGTTCCTTATGAATACGGTCAAATCATTATCGACCAATTTCTGATTTGTATTGGAAAGTTGTGTTCCCATGCGCTTCTGCTGTCGTGAGTTGACCTTCAGAATTACATCTCGATTTtgtaaaagtttttttttttacgactAAAAAGAAACATTGTTATTGCATTTCaggtgatgaatatttttcttctattttttcaatcttcTCGATTCTCATTTCTAATCTGGCTACGATACTTGCGGCGTGTATCATGTGCTGCCAAGTTATAGATAGAAATTAATCATGTTCAATTATCGTCCTGAATAATTCAATGCTAATTTTGATTTTCTTGTTACATTCAGTTTCGGAAAactttatataaaatatatagtttcTACGCATTAGTCGCTGAAAGGTGTGGCAGGCGCCATATTGCCTTGAGAGGGAAATAACTATAAAATTTCGGGTTTTCCCATGTActttattttggaattttttgttATAAGCGTATTTTTACATTCTTGTATCTTGTGGGATTATTTGATGCTTTTATTCcatcatcattattattattagatctATCTGTGAATGAACACAATGTTGCCGGTTCTTTCAACCAGTTTCATCCTTTTGATCCCCCCTCATGATTTTACTTATCTTAATGAATATCTGTATAACCTAGTATTTGGTAATTTGTTTTAAACTATAGGCTGATTTTTTTAATTGTCTGTTTTCGAAaaactaatgaaaaaattatggacACTGGTCTAAATTGATTGTCAACAGTTCTGGAGCCTTTGATTTCAATAAGCCGATTAAAGATTGATATTCAATTTGGAAAAGCTACATATCTGAAATTATTTCACTTGGATAAAAAGAGTGTGCAAATTACCTCTGGCCAAGTTTCTCAGAGTGATTCCACAGACAATTTGTAACACAAAAGAGTTTCGTTAAGATTCTTATattttgtttcacttttttttcaCTCGAACCAGGGCACATCTTGAAACCTAACTAGAAATCTTTCACAAAGTACAATGAATTTTGATTAAGATGATATGTTTTCAGTAGAAAAATTGTGGAACGTTACAACATATTAGAATCTTGAATAGCTTTATAACGTAAGGAAATGGGACAGAACTCTATAGGAACTTTTTGCAAATTGCATGCAGAATCATTATGAAATTTGGCCAAAGATAATTCACACACCCTATATTTCAGTCCAACCCTCACTAAAAATGATTTTCCCCTCAGCTTTAGCAAGCAGGATTTTTCTCAGAAACTGTTGAAGATGATTTCATATATTTAGATTGAAAATTTGAGTCACTCCAACGAATTTTTGAGTTGACTTCAATATGAAAATTGGGAATGGAAAAATGAGGAACATTCATAGATACAGTGTTTGACCATTTAACAATTTTCACCATAATATGCACACTCAAAAGCGTGTATCCTTTCAGATCAAGAAACTTTG carries:
- the LOC123321660 gene encoding FHIP family protein GH13096; this encodes MEWLRNHTVLNKQPRALLYEGEDYDPQACYDSFKEHWQQALKIIQRVQQLPKHDDVLGVMNHLEQMVTLLLYDIKKMNKLQTPICDSSMYLDYLLTENILDKLNNWGSKAGKYSNAVRCEQFKIYEMLLSHSRHVLLVHEPFLKPLLRLLKSCQSEMFSKEMEKFLVDLLYQLCTLLMQNNELVDLFFFNEQGSGRFIIFILLITFIHRDDSTGMRARDALLLCMSISKKNNAVATFITETSNISVLIASGLSGLYSVLPNYLDDIAIPDWYRFTPDDVNDIKGLSTFITSLEFSNAVAQIAHISIRKQLQEFIYRGFLIPVLGPALLQNNVEEQVASIAYTELILRTVTQPGLLYSMLEFLLKTEYDGRRLVSILLERLNTNNHQLSLVTISLFETMLDMNSEDLMLELVFQYLHPCLHIMFSHRINLLILDPYCYSFEKLLVLAPSCCDVETNSPSSRETSIQNNNQRSLCGRYDSYLYDARNKIANCQQSCASWSNSYDGHHIFLEKLEATDDKNSNLNMPLHSVEYEEESKTTTEPSWKLSSNQNSNSLELKPIPIKNGSNAYQAGPFLTFLLQKLSNYLSNSFYVNLHLTGLISRLAIFPHALLRTYLLDHSLVLQPDVPSLFQIIGSLKQKIDEYMSKRTDRVNLIKYAKQFMISRETRLVNVRRHAIEHSNSERNEFFQRNSLRTRSLNLSSLSGMFVRRSIQITDPGLPMLATSENSLQFISPKFSESQHVALCAVLLEEWVKELAAIAQEHTIAQLASSRK
- the LOC123321256 gene encoding tRNA modification GTPase GTPBP3, mitochondrial yields the protein MPNAINFVQRFYSKNTIYALSSGLGKCGVAVIRVTGPNTKDALKYIGGFKDLPEPRKVMLRSLRDVNNGEIIDKGLVLWFPGPKSFTGEDSCEFQVHGSVAVINGISKSLNSIPSISLAEPGEFTRRAFYNGKLDLTEVEGLADLLNAETEIQRKQAFLQSQGFLSKMYHQWKDELTRYQAHVEAMIDFEESENLGNQMQHVFQKVMELKNKLKKHISAGRKGEILKQGVQTVIVGQPNVGKSSLFNILCGRPAAIVTPISGTTRDIIEIKLDISGYPVILSDTAGIREDSDDPIEKEGMKRAIDQVETAELVILMMVAHDYYSWIKANKLSTLSDYMKLHLEMLGLEKVYSDYKQNKKRIIPVINKVDLSLPKNDDNLLCVSCTTGLGIDDLVNQITRQLKEICGEPSKEHLCMNNARHREHLKDCLEELDMFLKNSEALNSGENIDIVILAEHLRRASKHLGRLVGKTFTDGILDVIFRDFCIGK
- the LOC123321259 gene encoding ATP-dependent Clp protease proteolytic subunit; its protein translation is MSRQKLFSFCQEFLKPNVRHQKTIKRCVGLVPIVIEQSGRGERSYDIYSRLLKERIICLMGPIHDSMSSLLVAQLLFLQSESTIKPIHLYINSPGGSVTAGLAIYDTMQYILPPIATWCVGQACSMASLLLAAGTNGMRHSLPNARIMIHQPSGGVQGQATDIQIQAEEILKLKKQINNLYVYHTGIPLEKIQTKMERDHFMNPIEAKEFGLIDKVLSSPPKAHIHVPPPVAPKKAALSPDACQDEKK